The sequence CTTCTTATTCAACTGAGTGCTTGTCCGCACATTGTCTCATAGTCCAACGGACGGAACACATCGATGGATGGACGGGTGCAGCGCTGCGACGCCCCGACCAATCTTCTTCTGCTCATGTTGTGCTTAGGCATGGAAACTGTCATCATTTCGATGCGCTCACTTGAAAAAAACGTTATGTTCATCAATCGCACGTTGTGCCCTTTTGCCTCTTAGAACCGGTTATTACGCTGTTTACGTGATCAGCTACAGCTAACCATTCATTTTTCAGCTTGCAATGGCATCATACATTGCGCTGGTGTAGTATGCTGATTGCGATCATTCGTGTTATCGCAACAGCTTCAAGAGGTTTTCAATGATGTTTTATCGTTTCTTACTGTTCATGCTGCTGATCTCTATTTTGATAGGCTGCAACGCTCCAAGCGCAGTACCGACGCCTGCTGGATCAACTCCTGCGCCCGAAACACCGACACCGGCTCCGGTGAACGTTGCTCCCACTGATACTCCTGGACCTGATCATCTCATAGTGATAGAGCCAACGACGGTGCTGCCGTTTGACCGCCGTCTGTTAGGGACTAACGTTCCAGCCTGGCTGAATCCCTACCGACTAAGTGATGAGACTTTCATTCAGCGTACTACCGATCTAGGTCTGAGTCTGCTGCGGATGCCGGGCGGAAGCTGGAGTAATGCGTATGCCTGGGCTGATTGTGAAACTGGTGGTGATGCGTGTTACTGGCCGTGGGCAGCGAAGCCATCGGATTTTCTCCGCTTTGCCCGTGCTGTCAATGCCGAGATTATCTGGACAGTTTCAATCAATGGTTCTGCGCAGGAAGCTGCGGCGCTCGTCGCGTTCTTTAACGGTGCAGTTGATGATGAGCGATTGATAGGCATTGATGCACGGGGACGTGACTGGAAAACGGTAGGACATTGGGCACGCCTGCGTGCGGAAGCGGGCAATCCCGATCCCTTCCCGGTTCGATACTGGGAAGTCGGCAACGAGGTTTACGGAGCGAAACGCGATGTTGGCCCAAATTGTTCAGAATGGGGTTGGGAAGACGTCTGGACGTGCGACCCCGATGAGTACCTGCGCGGCGCTACTGTCAATGGTATTTCTTACGATGGTTATCTGGCTTTCTATGAGGCAATGAAGGGAGTTGATCCGACTATTCAGATCGGTGCAGTTGGGGTTGAGAACCCCGCTGAATGGAACGATTGGGGTAATCGGGTGATCGCTGGTGCTGGCGACAGGCTTGATTTCTATGTTGTCCACTATTATCCCTACTTTCAACCACCTGAAAATCCGGCGGGGGCGCTCCAACAGCCGCAACGAGGTTGGGCAAAGATCATGGCCGAGCTGCGAGCAGCCTTTGATCGCCATTTGGGGCGGCAGGTGCCGGTGGCCGTAACCGAGTACAACATGATTTCGTTCCAGGATTTGGATAACGCCCAATTAATGCGACGTGCCGTTAACCTGCTCTTTATGGCCGATACGATTGGCCAGATGGCAGTGCATGGGGTGGCGATTGCCAATCAGTGGGATCTGGCAAATGGTCGTGCGGCCAATGATACCGACTATGGTCTTCTTCATGCCGATACCTTTGAACCACATCCTCAATACTACGCACTCATGCTTTGGAGTAGATTCGGTGATGAACTCTTGACCACTAAGACAACCCTCGATCCGGTTACGACCTTAAGTGTGTACGCCGGACGCCACGCGGATGGGAGACTGACAGTACTGGCAATTAACAAGACCGACCAACCGATCACAGGTACTGTTGGCTTACCGACGGGAAATTGGCAAGCCCAGACGATGGTTGTGAACGCCTCTGATCTTTTGGCCGAGACGGTATCGTTCGCTCGTGAAGAGACCCCGACCGCACACCGTTCTGATCGTCCTTATACCTTTTCACCGTACTCTGTAACGCTCTTAACATTTCTGCCTAAAGGGGGCTAATATGACCAAACGCTTCGCACTCCTAATCGTATTGCTTACTGTATGGGGAAGTATGCTGCCATTCAAACCGGCTAATGCTGCTATCTATAACATCGGTGCCAACGGTTGTCCGGCCAACACTGTGGTCGGGGGAGACAATCTGGTACAGAATGGCGATTTTTCTCAGGGCGCAACCGGTTTTACCTCGGCGCTCACCGATCGTGGGGCAGGGGTTTATCCCGATGATAGTAATGGCGGTGGCTTCTCCATTCAGAACGGGAGTGTTGTGTATCCCACCTTTGAGACGAATCCTTACATTTTTGGGCGTCCGTTTCCAGGTGATGTGCAGCGTGATGTTCCGGCTGCCAACACCTACTTCTATTCTAATCCCAGTGCTGCTAATTACAGCGCCGGTAACGGTCGCGTTAACCTGTGGACGCAAGTCGTTGCGGTGGCTCCTAACACGACCTACAACTTCTTTGCCTACTTTGACAATCTGCTCGATCCGGTGAAGAGTGCCAACGGCGCTGCCGATCCGGTCATCGAACTGCGGGTGAATGGTACGTCGGTTGGTACGACCGTTGTGCCAAAAACGCCAGATCGATGGGTACCCATTCAATATGCCTTCACCACTGGTGATAATGTAACGAGCATTACGCTCCAGATCGATAGTCTGACCAATAATACCTTCGGTGATGATTTCGCTATGACCCAGATTAATCTCAAGCAATGTGTGAGTGGTGTTGGTGCAGCTAAATATGCGTTTCCTGCCGTTGAAGAACGGCGCAATGGACAGGATGGCTATCGTTTGGAGTATCTGATTACCATCCGCAATCTGGGCGCCGATCCCGTTACTGAATTGCAGGCGACCGATGATCTGGCGACCGTTTTTGCCGGTGCGGAGGTTTGGGAACTGGTTGAGTTAAGCGTTGTCAGTGGTAGTGGCTTTACAGCATTGGCACTCAATCCCAACTTTGATGGTCGGACTGACCGGGAATTGTTGGCCGCTAATCAGAGCCTGGCCGCTGGTCAGACTGCACGTTTACGTCTAGTGATTTGGGTTCGGCCACCTGCAGGTCCAATAATCTTTTCCAATCGTGTGAATATCACGGCCCGTTCGGGGAACGTCGTTGTCACGGATATGTCAAACCCCGGCCTTGATCCCGATCCGAATAACAACGGCGATCCGAAGGAAGAAGAGGAGAGCGGTGCGACGATTACCATCTTTTCGCCGTACCGAATCTGGGTACCGGTCGTATCACGGGGCGGTACTGGATAGACGCCACAAGATAGGGAACATGCTTACGCGGGCCAGAGGCCCGCGTCTTGACGTGAGTAACCCGGTCTGAGCTATTGTCTGACAATGTTCTGCAACGCATCGTGGTGCAGTGCCTGAATGCACTGCACCTTTCCTCCACTCACTTCTCTCTCGCTCTGAAGATAAGGAAGGTGTATCGCAGGCGATAACTTGTTCGTTCCCACGAAGAGCAATCTATAGCCGTGATGTCGGATTATTCCTACTCTGCCAGAGAACGGATTGGTCTGGCCGGTATACCACCAACCATCGTATTGGCCGGTACTGGTCGTGTGACAACACTCCCAGCAGCCACCACACTCCCGGCACCAATCTGAACACCTGGCAGAATTAATACTCGTGCACCGATCCAGGCTCCTGTTTCAATCGTGACCGGAGCAGTGGTGAGTGGGCCGGCCCGGTGATTTGCCCCGCCCATTTGGTGGGAAGCGGTAAGTATCATGACTTCGTGGCCAATCCCGACGTGATCGGCAATCGTGATCTGATCGTTTAGATCGAGAAAGCAGTCGGTATTAATGACGCAGTGCGAACCAATACGGAGTCGCGTGTGAATCGGACCGAAGCCGTGCAGGCGTAGCGGCCCCATAATGATGGTGCCGTGACCAATCTGAAAACCGGCCAGGCGGAGCAAAAGCGGGCGTACACGTGAAGCTGTGTAACGCGGCAAAAGGTGAATCAGGCCACTGATTAACCACATACGCGGTTGCACCGCAGCGAGTTCTTCGTAGAGAACCCGTAAGAGCTTAGGTGAGGTGTGTTGCTGCATCGACCCGTCCTTCAATCGATAACAACGATAACAAAGTTGGGTTCATTGTGCCAGATTGGTTCGCTGTATGCTATACGATTAGGATCAGACTAACGAAATTGTTAACTGTCTCTCCGGTATCGTAGTCTGTGTTGGAAGGGTAATGTGCATAGAAATATACCATATTGATGCACTATACAGCCCTCACTTTCGCAAGGCTCCTCATATGAGGAATGAAGAATTGAACAACTTTCGTTCACCTCTCAAAAGGTGATTACTGGTATGATGTAGATAGAAAAGGTAGCACGTCATGTGCTGACATTTCAGTGCAAAGAGGTTTATGGCATGGTACGGTTAATCATTCTGCGGCTTCTGGAAAGTTTTTTCCGTCGGCCTCTGCTTAGTCTAGCCCCGTTTATGCTCGCTATCGCAATCGGGGTTGGGTACATTCTCTTGTCGCCGCCAGAATATCTTTCGAGCGGTAAGATTTATGTGGAGAAGGAGAGTCTGCTGGCATCACTGACTTCATCGAACAGTGATGTTTCGTGGTGGGTCACACCGGCGCAGGCGACGACCAATGAAATCCAGGAATTACTGGCCACAAACGCCTTCGTGCGTTCGGCAATTCAGCAGACAAAGCTCGAACCACTGATGGCGGGCGGGCCGGACGTTGTATGGGAGACGTTCACCTTCTTCCGTGAGACCATTAGCGTGAATGTAATAGGCGACAAGCTAGTTGAGA comes from Chloroflexus sp. Y-396-1 and encodes:
- a CDS encoding alpha-L-arabinofuranosidase, yielding MMFYRFLLFMLLISILIGCNAPSAVPTPAGSTPAPETPTPAPVNVAPTDTPGPDHLIVIEPTTVLPFDRRLLGTNVPAWLNPYRLSDETFIQRTTDLGLSLLRMPGGSWSNAYAWADCETGGDACYWPWAAKPSDFLRFARAVNAEIIWTVSINGSAQEAAALVAFFNGAVDDERLIGIDARGRDWKTVGHWARLRAEAGNPDPFPVRYWEVGNEVYGAKRDVGPNCSEWGWEDVWTCDPDEYLRGATVNGISYDGYLAFYEAMKGVDPTIQIGAVGVENPAEWNDWGNRVIAGAGDRLDFYVVHYYPYFQPPENPAGALQQPQRGWAKIMAELRAAFDRHLGRQVPVAVTEYNMISFQDLDNAQLMRRAVNLLFMADTIGQMAVHGVAIANQWDLANGRAANDTDYGLLHADTFEPHPQYYALMLWSRFGDELLTTKTTLDPVTTLSVYAGRHADGRLTVLAINKTDQPITGTVGLPTGNWQAQTMVVNASDLLAETVSFAREETPTAHRSDRPYTFSPYSVTLLTFLPKGG
- a CDS encoding DapH/DapD/GlmU-related protein; protein product: MQQHTSPKLLRVLYEELAAVQPRMWLISGLIHLLPRYTASRVRPLLLRLAGFQIGHGTIIMGPLRLHGFGPIHTRLRIGSHCVINTDCFLDLNDQITIADHVGIGHEVMILTASHQMGGANHRAGPLTTAPVTIETGAWIGARVLILPGVQIGAGSVVAAGSVVTRPVPANTMVGGIPARPIRSLAE